Proteins encoded by one window of Roseibium sp. Sym1:
- a CDS encoding MurR/RpiR family transcriptional regulator: protein MQAKIRTPSGDSSSGQAAIDLISALRDHDGRFPAREQKVADYVQEHLSDISDMTIAQLAKAAGVSTPTVVRFCRTLGCDGFREFKLRLAQNLAVSLQYISAPTNSEQVASDTAIDRVLGALYATANVMRGQVDPGVLEQAVAGISECRQLVAAGIGGGSSMVANEAANRFFRLGIPSVALEDSYLLQMRAATLGPDDVLLCVSASGEAEELVSAAEIAGGYGATTIAIAPKGSRLAQICRTAILVDLPEDPDIYKPTASRYAHLIIVDAIAMSVAQARTATTTENLRRIRASLTAFHGRTGPQPLGD, encoded by the coding sequence GTGCAGGCGAAAATCAGAACGCCATCCGGCGACAGTTCGAGCGGCCAGGCCGCCATAGACCTCATCTCGGCTCTCCGCGACCATGACGGCCGCTTCCCGGCCCGGGAACAGAAGGTGGCGGACTACGTCCAGGAACACCTGTCCGACATCTCCGACATGACCATCGCCCAACTGGCCAAGGCCGCCGGCGTCAGCACGCCGACCGTGGTCCGCTTCTGCCGCACGCTCGGCTGCGACGGGTTTCGCGAGTTCAAACTGCGCCTGGCACAGAATCTCGCCGTCAGCCTGCAATATATTTCCGCCCCGACGAACAGCGAACAGGTGGCAAGCGACACCGCCATCGACCGGGTTCTGGGCGCGCTTTACGCCACGGCCAACGTGATGCGCGGCCAGGTGGACCCCGGCGTTCTCGAACAGGCCGTTGCCGGGATTTCCGAGTGCAGGCAGCTGGTGGCGGCCGGCATCGGCGGCGGATCGTCGATGGTTGCGAACGAGGCGGCCAACCGGTTCTTCCGGCTCGGCATTCCCTCCGTCGCCCTGGAGGACAGCTACCTGCTGCAGATGCGGGCGGCGACGCTCGGCCCGGACGACGTGCTGCTGTGCGTCTCGGCGAGTGGCGAGGCGGAGGAACTTGTCAGCGCCGCCGAGATCGCCGGCGGCTATGGTGCGACGACCATCGCCATCGCTCCCAAGGGATCCAGGCTCGCGCAGATCTGCAGGACCGCGATCCTGGTCGACCTGCCCGAGGACCCGGACATCTACAAGCCGACGGCGTCGCGTTACGCCCATCTGATCATCGTCGACGCCATCGCCATGTCCGTCGCCCAGGCACGCACCGCCACAACCACCGAAAACCTGCGCCGCATCCGGGCCTCCCTCACCGCCTTTCACGGCCGGACAGGTCCGCAACCGCTCGGCGACTAG
- a CDS encoding TRAP transporter large permease produces the protein MIVAAVFIGFVLLGMPIGFAIGAAGVIGLIDMGGGQFLAIGPSRIFNGLNIFPFLAMPFFILAGEIMNQTGITDRLVRLAQVLVGHFRGGLAHTNMLASVFFAGLTGSATADAAAFGRTLVPAMVKEGYRRDYACAVTAAGSIIGPTIPPSGLMVVYGSLMGVSIGGLFAAGILPGLIICGVCMAVIALGATRNSLPKAERRANLREIRQVFVSSLTALLMPVIILGGILGGVVTPTEAASIAVAYALFIGAFVYRTLTMKALYSMLVRTARITGVIFVIIAFAGILGWWMSFERIPQMLAETILGMADNRYLVIAIIIGFLLIVGMVMDITAILIILAPVLVPLTAQVGLEPIHAGIIFVLALNISLMTPPVGACLFVLSSVTGEKLERIAIKLGPFLAAEVAVLFLFAFWESAALFLPRAFGFVP, from the coding sequence ATGATCGTCGCAGCTGTTTTCATCGGCTTTGTTCTTCTGGGCATGCCCATCGGCTTTGCCATCGGTGCGGCCGGGGTGATCGGTCTGATCGACATGGGGGGCGGCCAGTTCCTCGCGATCGGTCCGAGCCGGATTTTCAACGGGCTCAATATCTTCCCGTTCCTGGCGATGCCGTTCTTTATCCTGGCCGGCGAGATCATGAACCAGACCGGCATCACCGACCGCCTGGTGCGTCTCGCCCAGGTGCTGGTGGGTCATTTCCGGGGCGGTCTTGCGCATACCAACATGCTGGCCTCGGTGTTTTTCGCCGGCCTGACCGGCTCGGCGACCGCGGATGCCGCCGCCTTCGGGCGCACCCTGGTGCCCGCCATGGTCAAGGAAGGCTATCGCCGCGACTATGCCTGCGCGGTGACCGCCGCCGGCTCGATCATCGGCCCGACCATTCCACCCTCCGGGCTGATGGTTGTCTACGGCTCGCTGATGGGGGTCTCGATCGGCGGGTTGTTCGCGGCGGGCATCCTGCCGGGCCTGATCATCTGCGGCGTCTGCATGGCGGTGATTGCCCTCGGCGCCACGCGCAACAGCCTGCCCAAGGCAGAGCGCCGGGCGAACCTGAGAGAAATCCGCCAGGTTTTCGTGTCCTCGCTCACCGCCCTCCTGATGCCGGTGATCATCCTCGGCGGCATTCTGGGCGGTGTCGTGACGCCGACCGAAGCGGCCTCGATTGCCGTTGCCTATGCGCTCTTCATCGGCGCCTTCGTCTACCGGACGCTGACCATGAAGGCGCTTTACAGCATGCTGGTGCGCACGGCCCGGATCACCGGCGTGATCTTCGTCATCATCGCCTTTGCCGGCATTCTCGGCTGGTGGATGAGTTTCGAGCGCATCCCGCAGATGCTGGCCGAGACCATCCTGGGGATGGCCGACAACCGCTACCTGGTGATCGCGATCATCATCGGCTTCCTGCTGATTGTCGGCATGGTCATGGATATCACCGCCATCCTGATCATCCTTGCCCCGGTGCTGGTGCCGCTCACCGCGCAGGTCGGGCTGGAGCCTATTCACGCGGGCATCATCTTCGTGCTGGCCCTCAACATCTCCCTGATGACACCGCCGGTCGGCGCCTGCCTGTTCGTTCTTTCATCGGTCACCGGAGAAAAGCTGGAACGGATCGCCATCAAGCTGGGGCCGTTCCTGGCCGCGGAAGTGGCCGTTCTGTTCCTGTTTGCCTTCTGGGAAAGCGCGGCACTGTTTCTGCCGCGCGCCTTCGGGTTCGTCCCGTAA
- a CDS encoding TRAP transporter small permease, with amino-acid sequence MRDWAANSSMKLNRGVEAVVAVLMALLVLDVWLGVVDRYFFHWQLPWPEIIARYLMIWAAMLAVSSGIARRDHIGLTAAIMRVPLGLRRPVLIAIDLCILALFLYVFWFGLGFAESGARRQAMIFGVSLQPFYAAIPVAAALASIQTVLAMIRDAGTHLDTPPFGEASA; translated from the coding sequence ATGCGCGACTGGGCCGCCAATTCCAGCATGAAACTGAACAGGGGCGTTGAAGCCGTTGTGGCCGTGCTGATGGCTTTGCTGGTGCTAGATGTCTGGCTGGGCGTCGTTGATCGCTATTTCTTTCACTGGCAATTGCCCTGGCCGGAAATCATCGCGCGGTATCTGATGATCTGGGCGGCGATGCTGGCGGTCTCCTCGGGCATCGCCCGCCGCGACCATATCGGGCTGACCGCCGCGATCATGCGCGTGCCGCTTGGGCTGCGCAGACCGGTCCTGATTGCGATCGATCTCTGTATCCTGGCCCTGTTTCTCTATGTCTTCTGGTTTGGCCTGGGCTTTGCCGAAAGTGGTGCCAGGCGCCAGGCGATGATCTTCGGCGTCAGCCTGCAGCCTTTCTACGCGGCCATCCCGGTGGCAGCGGCACTGGCCAGCATCCAGACCGTGCTCGCCATGATCCGCGACGCGGGCACACATCTCGACACACCTCCGTTCGGGGAGGCCTCCGCATGA